The Agreia sp. COWG nucleotide sequence ACTACGCCACGACCAAGGCGTCGATCAACACGTTCTCGAAGGGCCTGTCCCAGCAGCTCGCCCCGAAGGGCATCCGCGTCAACGTGGTGGCACCCGGCCCGATCTGGACACCCTTGCAGACGGCTGGCGGACAGCCTCCCGAGAAGCTGCCCAGCGTCGGCGAGCAGACTGCGCTCGGCCGCTGGGGCCAGCCCGCCGAGCTCGCCCCGGCCTACGTGTTTCTCGCCTCGAATGAGTCGAGCTACGTCGTCGGCGAGACCCTCCATGTGAATGGTGGCATGCCGACGCCGTAGTCGAGATTCGACGCGGCCTCCGTCAGATGACGGGGGCCGCGTTGCCGCGTGGTCCGTTGTACTGCGCGCTGCCGAAGCCGAGGATCGGGTAGCCGACGAAGCTGAACACGAACAGCAGGAAGAACCCGAAGACACCGCTCTTGCCGAAGTTCTTGGCGACGTCGAGCGAGACGATGATGCCGATGACGATGTTCACGATCGGGATGAAGTACAGGATCGTCCACCATCCGGGACGGCCCGCCGTCTTGACCAGGGTGTAGATGTTGTAGATCGGGATGAT carries:
- a CDS encoding DUF5684 domain-containing protein; its protein translation is MLDTIVSFQDTFDSNGYQADPVSSTLSVIVGVITIVGLWVTFRKAGRHGWAAIIPIYNIYTLVKTAGRPGWWTILYFIPIVNIVIGIIVSLDVAKNFGKSGVFGFFLLFVFSFVGYPILGFGSAQYNGPRGNAAPVI